The Ovis aries strain OAR_USU_Benz2616 breed Rambouillet chromosome 11, ARS-UI_Ramb_v3.0, whole genome shotgun sequence genome window below encodes:
- the CHD3 gene encoding chromodomain-helicase-DNA-binding protein 3 isoform X7 encodes MASPLRDEEEEEEEMVVSEEEDEEEEEGDEEEEEVEAADEDYEEDDDEGVLGRGPGHDRGRDRHSPPGCHLFPPPPPPPPPPLPPPPPPPPPDKDDIRLLPSTLGVKKRKRGPKKQKENKPGKPRKRKKLDSEEEFGSERDEYREKSESGGSEYGTGPGRKRRRKHREKKEKKTKRRKKGEGEGGQKQVEQKSSATLLLTWGLEDVEHVFSEEDYHTLTNYKAFSQFMRPLIAKKNPKIPMSKMMTILGAKWREFSANNPFKGSAAAVAAAAAAAAAAVAEQVSAAVSSATPIAPSGPPALPPPPAADIQPPPIRRAKTKEGKGPGHKRRSKSPRVPDGRKKLRGKKMAPLKIKLGLLGGKRKKGGSYVLQSDEGPEPEAEESDLDSGSVHSASGRPDGPIRTKKLKRGRPGRKKKKVLGCPAVAGEEEIDGYETDHQDYCEVCQQGGEIILCDTCPRAYHLVCLDPELDRAPEGKWSCPHCEKEGVQWEAKEEEEDYEEDGEEEGEKEEEDDHMEYCRVCKDGGELLCCDACISSYHIHCLNPPLPDIPNGEWLCPRCTCPVLKGRVQKILHWRWGEPPVAVPAPQQADGNPDAPPPRPLQGRSEREFFVKWVGLSYWHCSWAKELQLEIFHLVMYRNYQRKNDMDEPPPLDYGSGEDDGKSDKRKVKDPHYAEMEEKYYRFGIKPEWMTVHRIINHSVDKKGNYHYLVKWRDLPYDQSTWEEDEMNIPEYEDHKQSYWRHRELIMGEDPAQPRKYKKKKKELQGDGPPSSPTNDPTVKYETQPRFITATGGTLHMYQLEGLNWLRFSWAQGTDTILADEMGLGKTIQTIVFLYSLYKEGHTKGPFLVSAPLSTIINWEREFQMWAPKFYVVTYTGDKDSRAIIRENEFSFEDNAIKGGKKAFKMKREAQVKFHVLLTSYELITIDQAALGSIRWACLVVDEAHRLKNNQSKFFRVLNGYKIDHKLLLTGTPLQNNLEELFHLLNFLTPERFNNLEGFLEEFADISKEDQIKKLHDLLGPHMLRRLKADVFKNMPAKTELIVRVELSPMQKKYYKYILTRNFEALNSRGGGNQVSLLNIMMDLKKCCNHPYLFPVAAMESPKLPSGAYEGGALIKASGKLMLLQKMLRKLKEQGHRVLIFSQMTKMLDLLEDFLDYEGYKYERIDGGITGALRQEAIDRFNAPGAQQFCFLLSTRAGGLGINLATADTVIIFDSDWNPHNDIQAFSRAHRIGQANKVMIYRFVTRASVEERITQVAKRKMMLTHLVVRPGLGSKAGSMSKQELDDILKFGTEELFKDENEGENKEEDSSVIHYDNEAIARLLDRNQDATEDTDVQNMNEYLSSFKVAQYVVREEDKIEEIEREIIKQEENVDPDYWEKLLRHHYEQQQEDLARNLGKGKRVRKQVNYNDAAQEDQDNQSEYSVGSEEEDEDFDERPEGRRQSKRQLRNEKDKPLPPLLARVGGNIEVLGFNTRQRKAFLNAVMRWGMPPQDAFTTQWLVRDLRGKTEKEFKAYVSLFMRHLCEPGADGSETFADGVPREGLSRQQVLTRIGVMSLVKKKVQEFEHINGRWSMPELMPDPSADSKRSSRASSPTKTSPTTPEASAANSPCTSKPATPAPSEKGDGIRTPLEKDEAENQEEKPEKNSRIGEKMETEADTPSPSPSLGERLEPRKMPLEDEVPGVPGEMEPEPGYRGDREKSATESTPGERGEEKPMDGQEHRERPEGETGDLGKREDVKGERELRSGPPRDEPRSNGRREEKAEKPRFMFNIADGGFTELHTLWQNEERAAISSGKLNEIWHRRHDYWLLAGIVLHGYARWQDIQNDAQFAIINEPFKTEANKGNFLEMKNKFLARRFKLLEQALVIEEQLRRAAYLNLSQEPAHPAMALHARFAEAECLAESHQHLSKESLAGNKPANAVLHKVLNQLEELLSDMKADVTRLPATLSRIPPIAARLQMSERSILSRLASKGTEPHPTPAFPPGPYATPPGYGAAFSAAPVGALAAAGANYSQMPAGSFITAATNGPPVLVKKEKEMVGALVADGLDRKEPRTGEVICIDD; translated from the exons ATAAGGATGACATTCGACTGCTGCCTTCAACATTGGGCGTGAAGAAGAGGAAGCGAGGACCTAAGAAACAGAAGGAGAACAAGCCAGGAAAGCCCCGGAAACGCAAGAAGCTT gACAGCGAGGAGGAATTTGGCTCTGAGCGAGATGAGTACCGGGAGAAGTCAGAGAGTGGAGGCAGTGAATATGGAACCGGACCAGGTCGGAAACGGAGACGGAAGCAccgagaaaaaaaggagaagaagacaaaGCGGCGGAaaaaaggggagggagagggggggcAAAAG CAAGTGGAACAGAAGTCATCAGCAACCCTACTTCTGACCTGGGGCCTGGAGGACGTGGAACATGTGTTCTCCGAGGAAGATTACCACACACTCACCAACTACAAAGCCTTCAGCCAATTCATGAG GCCCCTGATTGCTAAGAAGAATCCTAAGATCCCAATGTCTAAGATGATGACCATTCTCGGGGCCAAGTGGAGAGAGTTCAGCGCCAACAACCCCTTCAAGGGGTCGGCGGCTGCTgtggcagcagcagcggcagccgcGGCGGCAGCTGTAGCTGAGCAGGTGTCAGCCGCTGTCTCCTCGGCCACCCCCATAGCACCTTCCGGACCCCCTGCCCTTCCACCACCCCCTGCTGCTGATATCCAGCCCCCACCCATCCGAAGAGCCAAAACCAAAGAGGGCAAAG GTCCAGGCCACAAGCGGCGGAGTAAGAGCCCCCGAGTGCCTGACGGACGCAAGAAGCTTAGGGGAAAGAAGATGGCACCACTCAAAATCAAGCTAGGGCTGCTGGGTGGCAAGAGAAAGAAGGGCGGCTCG TATGTTTTGCAGAGTGACGAGGGCCCCGAACCGGAGGCCGAGGAATCAGACCTGGACAGCGGCAGTGTCCACAGTGCCTCAGGCCGCCCTGATGGCCCCATCCGCACCAAGAAACTAAAACGAGGCCGgccaggaaggaagaagaagaagg TTCTGGGCTGTCCCGCTgtggctggggaggaggagatTGACGGCTACGAGACAGATCACCAGGATTACTGTGAGGTGTGCCAGCAGGGTGGGGAGATCATTCTGTGTGACACCTGCCCTCGTGCCTACCACCTCGTCTGCCTTGATCCTGAGCTTGACCGGGCTCCTGAGGGCAAGTGGAGCTGCCCTCACTGT GAGAAGGAGGGGGTCCAGTGGGAagccaaggaggaggaggaagactaTGAAGAGGacggggaggaggaaggggagaaggaggaagaagatgacCACATGGAGTATTGCCGCGTGTGCAAGGATGGCGGGGAGCTGCTGTGCTGCGACGCCTGCATCTCCTCCTACCACATCCACTGTCTGAACCCCCCGCTGCCCGACATCCCCAACGGCGAATGGCTGTGTCCCCGATGCACC TGTCCTGTGCTGAAAGGCCGTGTGCAGAAGATCCTGCACTGGCGGTGGGGGGAGCCACCCGTGGCCGTGCCAGCCCCCCAGCAGGCAGACGGGAATCCGGATGCCCCACCTCCACGACCTCTTCAAGGCAGATCCGAGCGAGAGTTCTTTGTCAAATGGGTGGGCCTGTCCTACTGGCACTGCTCCTGGGCCAAGGAGCTGCAG CTGGAAATCTTCCACTTGGTGATGTACCGAAACTACCAACGGAAGAATGACATGGATGAGCCCCCACCCCTGGACTATGGCTCTGGTGAGGACGACGGCAAGAGTGACAAGCGCAAGGTGAAGGACCCGCACTATGCCGAGATGGAGGAGAAGTACTATCGTTTTGGCATCAAGCCAGAGTGGATGACCGTCCACCGGATCATCAACCACAG TGTGGATAAAAAGGGGAATTACCACTATCTAGTGAAATGGAGGGACTTACCCTATGACCAGTCCACATGGGAGGAAGATGAAATGAACATCCCTGAATATGAAGACCACAAGCAGAGCTACTGGAGACACCG AGAACTAATTATGGGGGAGGATCCTGCTCAGCCCCGCAAgtataagaagaagaagaaggagctGCAGGGTGATGGGCCTCCCAGTTCTCCTACTAACGAT CCTACAGTGAAATATGAGACTCAGCCACGCTTCATCACAGCCACAGGAGGCACACTACACATGTATCAGCTGGAGGGATTGAACTGGCTACGCTTCTCATGGGCCCAGGGCACTGATACCATTCTGGCTGATGAAATGGGGCTGGGCAAGACCATACAAACCATCGTCTTCCTCTACTCACTCTATAAGGAG GGCCACACAAAGGGTCCCTTCCTGGTGAGTGCCCCGCTGTCCACCATCATCAACTGGGAGCGGGAGTTCCAGATGTGGGCACCCAAGTTCTATGTAGTAACATACACGGGTGACAAGGACAGCCGAGCCATCATTCGTGAGAATGAGTTTTCCTTTGAAGACAACGCCATCAAAGGTGGCAAGAAAGCTTTTAAGATGAAG AGGGAGGCACAGGTGAAGTTCCATGTTCTCCTGACATCATATGAGCTGATCACCATTGATCAGGCAGCTCTCGGCTCCATCCGCTGGGCCTGTCTCGTGGTGGATGAGGCCCATCGGCTCAAGAACAACCAGTCCAAG TTTTTCAGGGTCCTCAATGGCTACAAGATAGATCATAAGTTGCTGCTGACAGGGACTCCATTGCAGAATAATCTGGAGGAGCTCTTCCATCTACTGAACTTCCTCACCCCAGAGAGGTTTAA CAacctggagggcttcctggaggagtttGCTGACATATCCAAAGAAGACCAAATTAAGAAACTTCATGACTTGCTGGGGCCACACATGCTGCGGAGGCTCAAGGCAGATGTCTTTAAGAACATGCCAGCCAAAACAGAGCTCATCGTTCGCGTGGAGCTGAGCCCCATGCAGAA GAAATACTACAAATACATCCTGACCCGAAATTTTGAGGCCTTGAATTCACGAGGTGGTGGGAACCAGGTGTCGCTGCTGAACATCATGATGGATCTTAAGAAGTGCTGCAACCATCCGTACCTCTTTCCTGTGGCTGCTATG GAGTCCCCCAAACTTCCCAGTGGGGCTTATGAGGGTGGGGCACTTATTAAGGCATCTGGGAAGCTCATGCTGCTGCAGAAGATGCTGCGAAAGCTGAAGGAGCAAGGACACAGAGTGCTCATCTTCTCGCAG aTGACCAAAATGTTAGACTTACTGGAGGACTTCTTAGACTATGAAGGCTACAAGTATGAGCGCATCGATGGCGGCATCACTGGTGCCCTGAGGCAGGAGGCCATTGACCGCTTCAATG CTCCTGGGGCCCAACAATTCTGTTTCCTCCTGTCCACCCGGGCCGGGGGCCTGGGCATCAATCTGGCCACTGCTGACACTGTCATCATCTTCGATTCAGACTGGAACCCCCATAATGATATCCAG GCCTTCAGCCGCGCTCATCGGATCGGCCAGGCCAACAAAGTGATGATTTACCGGTTTGTGACTCGTGCCTCTGTGGAAGAGCGAATCACACAGGTGGCCaagagaaagatgatgctgaCACATCTGGTGGTGCGGCCCGGGCTGGGCTCCAAGGCGGGCTCCATGTCCAAGCAGGAGCTGGACGACATCCTCAAATTTGGTACTGAGGAGCTATTTAAGGATGAAAATGAGG GTGAGAACAAGGAGGAGGACAGCAGTGTGATTCACTATGACAACGAGGCCATTGCTCGGCTCTTGGACCGGAACCAGGATGCAACTGAGGACACTGACGTACAGAACATGAACGAGTATCTCAGCTCCTTCAAGGTGGCCCAGTATGTGGTGCGGGAAGAAGACAAG ATTGAGGAAATTGAACGAGAGATCATCAAGCAGGAAGAGAACGTCGACCCCGACTACTGGGAGAAGCTGCTGCGGCACCACTATGAGCAACAGCAGGAAGACCTGGCGCGGAACCTCGGCAAGGGCAAGCGGGTCCGCAAGCAGGTCAACTACAATGACGCTGCTCAGGAGGACCAAG ATAATCAGTCAGAATACTCAGTGGGATCAGAAGAGGAGGATGAAGACTTTGATGAGCGTCCTGAAG GGCGTCGACAGTCAAAGAGGCAGCTTCGGAATGAAAAGGATAAGCCACTGCCTCCACTGCTGGCTCGAGTTGGGGGCAACATCGAG GTACTGGGATTCAACACCCGTCAGCGGAAGGCCTTCCTCAATGCGGTGATGCGCTGGGGCATGCCCCCGCAGGACGCCTTCACCACCCAGTGGCTGGTGCGGGACCTCAGAGGCAAGACTGAGAAAGAGTTCAA GGCCTATGTGTCTTTGTTCATGCGCCATCTCTGTGAGCCTGGGGCAGACGGCTCTGAAACCTTTGCTGACGGAGTCCCTCGGGAGGGGCTGAGTCGCCAGCAAGTGTTGACCCGCATTGGAGTCATGTCTCTCGTCAAGAAAAAG GTACAGGAGTTCGAGCACATCAATGGGCGCTGGTCTATGCCAGAGCTGATGCCTGACCCCAGTGCTGACTCCAAGCGCTCCTCCAGAGCCTCCTCTCCTACCAAAACATCTCCTACCACTCCTGAGGCCTCGGCTGCAAACAGCCCTTGCACCTCGAAACCTG CTACTCCAGCTCCCAGTGAGAAAGGAGATGGCATAAGGACACCTCTGGAGAAGGATGAAGCAGAAAACCAGGAGGAGAAGCCAGAAAAGAATAGCAGGATTGGGgagaagatggagacagag GCTGATACCCCCAGCccatccccatccctgggagAGCGGCTAGAGCCAAGGAAGATGCCTCTAGAGGATGAGGTGCCAGGGGTACCTGGAGAGATGGAGCCTGAACCTGGGTACCGGGGGGACAGAGAGAAGTCAG CCACAGAGTCGACGCCAGGAGAGAGGGGGGAGGAGAAGCCGATGGATGGACAGGAACACAGGGAGAGGCCGGAGGGGGAGACAGGGGATTTGGGCAAGAGAG AAGATGTGAAAGGGGAGCGGGAGCTTCGGTCTGGGCCTCCTCGAGATGAGCCACGGTCCAATGGGCGACGtgaggagaaggcagagaaaccGCGGTTCATGTTCAACATTGCAGATGGTGGCTTCACAG AGCTTCACACGCTGTGGCAGAATGAGGAGCGGGCGGCTATTTCCTCCGGGAAACTCAACGAGATCTGGCACCGAAGACACGACTATTGGCTCCTGGCTGGGATTGTCCT CCATGGATATGCACGGTGGCAGGACATCCAGAATGATGCTCAGTTTGCCATTATCAATGAGCCATTTAAAACTGAAGCCAATAAGGGGAACTTTctggagatgaaaaataaattcctgGCCCGGAGATTCAAG CTCCTGGAGCAGGCGCTGGTGATTGAGGAGCAGCTGCGGCGGGCGGCCTACCTGAACCTATCACAGGAGCCGGCGCACCCCGCCATGGCCCTCCACGCCCGCTTCGCCGAGGCCGAGTGCCTGGCCGAGAGCCACCAGCACCTCTCCAAGGAGTCGCTGGCGGGGAACAAGCCGGCCAACGCCGTCCTGCACAAGG TTCTGAACCAGCTGGAGGAGTTGCTGAGCGACATGAAGGCGGACGTGACCCGCCTGCCAGCCACGCTGTCCCGAATACCCCCCATCGCAGCCCGCCTTCAGATGTCCGAGCGCAGCATCCTCAGCCGGCTGGCCAGCAAGGGCACGGAGCCTCACCCCACACCG GCCTTCCCCCCGGGTCCATACGCTACACCTCCGGGGTACGGGGCGGCCTTCAGCGCCGCACCCGTCGGGGCCCTGGCCGCCGCAGGCGCCAATTACAGCCAGATGCCAGCAGGGTCCTTCATCACAG CCGCCACCAACGGCCCTCCAGTGCTggtgaagaaggagaaggaaatggtggggGCACTGGTGGCAGACGGGCTGGATCGGAAGGAGCCCCGAACCGGGGAGGTGATCTGTATAGACGACTGA